From one Deltaproteobacteria bacterium genomic stretch:
- a CDS encoding secretin and TonB N-terminal domain-containing protein, whose product MKIFYGMAALIVCLGLGAGEGLGAETQGKELIIPTLEEAKPLTTGQIPKEKLYSLTVRDADLKEVLFAFSKDNGVNIIVDPDVVGTVTVDLKNVTMAAALDALLKPLDLEYKQKDNIIRVSRPRMETRTFVLNYLTTIRRGSGSVKGVGGSSSTSAGQPSGASPGGSSGGNIASQVITEDFSNLWEEIEKGINNLITKKTGKRIISRDQIIGRRQLDESVKDPKGGLKAAAGPDAAVAGTGPTGITKGETKLTEEYETDSDGKLIINKMAGIILVKDYPEKLREVENFLAKVEETVQRQIYIEAKVIEVQLNNAFQFGIDWRLVPNIMGSGFGGFFRQNLSSTLSFPANNQVQVGVSNADFNALIDALSTQGKVDILSNPRVSTLNNQKAIIKAAIDDVYFDVTVAAGTPPITTATPKYITIGVILDVTPQIDSDGTIIMDIHPSVTERQGTASFPGTGQQAPIISVRETQTIVRVRDGQTILIAGLMQSKEKEELSGVPCLMNVPVAGEAFRHTRKDKTKFEIIVLITPTIYSHKKILDFTKQGERVVQDMQAVPTPSRQDLVR is encoded by the coding sequence ATGAAAATCTTTTATGGGATGGCGGCGCTGATCGTCTGTTTGGGATTAGGGGCTGGGGAAGGCCTGGGGGCTGAAACGCAGGGCAAAGAGCTGATCATACCTACCCTGGAAGAGGCCAAACCCCTGACAACCGGACAGATCCCTAAAGAAAAATTGTATTCCCTGACCGTCCGGGATGCCGACCTGAAGGAGGTCCTTTTCGCTTTTTCCAAGGACAATGGGGTAAATATCATTGTGGATCCGGATGTGGTCGGAACGGTAACGGTAGATCTGAAGAATGTAACCATGGCTGCAGCCTTGGATGCCCTGCTTAAACCACTTGATCTCGAATATAAACAGAAAGATAATATAATAAGAGTTTCCCGACCAAGAATGGAAACGCGTACCTTTGTTTTGAATTATTTAACGACTATTAGAAGAGGTTCGGGATCGGTTAAAGGTGTTGGCGGATCTTCATCCACTTCAGCCGGTCAACCATCGGGGGCCTCACCTGGGGGGAGTAGCGGGGGGAATATAGCCAGTCAGGTGATCACGGAAGATTTTTCCAATCTTTGGGAAGAAATCGAAAAAGGAATTAATAATCTTATTACCAAAAAAACGGGGAAAAGGATTATTTCAAGGGATCAGATCATTGGAAGAAGGCAACTCGATGAATCAGTAAAGGACCCCAAAGGTGGCTTAAAAGCAGCGGCAGGTCCGGATGCAGCAGTAGCTGGAACCGGACCAACTGGTATCACTAAAGGCGAAACCAAACTGACTGAAGAATACGAAACAGATTCCGATGGCAAGCTCATTATTAATAAAATGGCAGGGATTATATTAGTGAAAGATTATCCGGAAAAGCTTCGTGAAGTGGAAAATTTTTTGGCCAAAGTCGAGGAGACGGTTCAACGCCAGATTTATATAGAGGCCAAGGTCATCGAGGTCCAATTAAATAATGCCTTTCAATTTGGCATTGATTGGCGGCTGGTCCCCAATATCATGGGCAGCGGATTCGGGGGATTTTTCCGTCAGAATCTTTCGAGCACGCTGAGTTTTCCGGCCAATAATCAGGTCCAAGTCGGGGTGTCCAATGCCGATTTTAATGCCTTGATCGATGCCCTGTCCACCCAGGGAAAGGTCGATATCCTCTCCAACCCCAGGGTTTCCACTTTGAATAATCAGAAGGCGATCATAAAAGCGGCGATTGATGATGTCTATTTCGATGTCACTGTGGCGGCCGGTACCCCTCCTATTACAACGGCAACCCCGAAATATATTACCATCGGCGTCATCCTGGATGTGACGCCGCAGATCGATTCCGATGGCACGATTATCATGGATATTCATCCCAGTGTCACAGAACGGCAGGGTACGGCCAGTTTCCCGGGAACGGGGCAGCAGGCACCCATAATCAGCGTCCGGGAGACCCAGACCATTGTCCGGGTGCGCGATGGGCAGACCATCCTGATTGCCGGTTTGATGCAGTCCAAGGAAAAGGAAGAGTTGTCCGGGGTCCCCTGCCTGATGAATGTCCCGGTTGCCGGCGAGGCCTTCCGGCATACCCGAAAGGATAAAACGAAATTTGAGATTATTGTTTTGATTACCCCGACGATCTATTCGCACAAGAAGATACTGGATTTTACCAAACAAGGAGAGCGGGTGGTCCAGGATATGCAGGCCGTCCCAACACCCAGCCGGCAGGATCTGGTGAGGTAA
- a CDS encoding AAA family ATPase, with the protein MYERYFGLKEKPFRITPDPRFLYLSEKHAEALDHLYYGITQGEGFMVISGDVGTGKTTIIRSLLERLDDPKIQTAIVLNPLLEIEDLFKTILEDFGLSPKGISKKELIDQLNAFLLSLNQEGKKAVVIIDESQNLAPDLLEELRSLSNLETAQEKLLQIVLVGQLELWNKINSPNLRQLKQRISVNYRLEPLSYKEMRGYIHHRMTIAGFKGELAFSFRALRRVYTVSRGIPRLINLLCDRTLLVLYIEQKMEVTSTHIKKALDSLRGGKRPFSIFREKFFRRLAFGGIGGLVIFLGTLSLLWLTPRSHTTLEATVISAEAPKTQDTTRFQKYSVHIASFKKKKTSEEALGKILHEGLEAFEMIVHLPETGTWYRIFVGQYDTREEAQSLANRLKESGLFPYSVVTHLPQEKALQQTDRGLQPAPDRSKGQGPKL; encoded by the coding sequence ATGTATGAGCGTTATTTCGGACTTAAAGAGAAGCCCTTCCGGATAACCCCGGACCCCCGGTTTTTATATCTCAGTGAAAAACATGCCGAGGCCCTGGATCATCTGTATTACGGGATAACCCAGGGAGAAGGCTTTATGGTCATCAGCGGAGACGTGGGAACGGGGAAAACCACCATAATCCGCTCCCTTTTGGAACGCCTGGATGACCCTAAAATCCAGACGGCCATCGTCCTTAATCCTTTGCTGGAGATCGAAGACCTGTTTAAGACCATTCTGGAGGATTTCGGGCTCTCGCCAAAGGGAATTTCCAAAAAAGAGTTGATCGATCAACTGAATGCCTTTCTATTATCCCTGAACCAGGAAGGGAAAAAAGCGGTCGTCATTATTGACGAGTCCCAGAATCTGGCCCCCGACCTATTGGAGGAACTCCGGTCCCTTTCCAATCTGGAAACGGCTCAGGAAAAACTCCTCCAGATCGTTCTGGTCGGCCAACTTGAATTATGGAACAAAATCAACAGCCCCAACCTGAGGCAACTCAAGCAGCGGATATCGGTCAACTATCGCCTGGAGCCCTTATCTTATAAGGAGATGCGGGGCTATATCCACCATCGAATGACGATTGCCGGTTTTAAGGGCGAATTGGCGTTTTCCTTCAGGGCCTTACGTCGGGTTTATACGGTCTCGAGGGGCATTCCCCGTTTGATCAATCTGCTTTGTGATCGGACTTTGCTGGTCCTTTATATTGAGCAGAAGATGGAGGTGACGTCGACTCATATTAAAAAGGCTTTAGACAGCCTTCGGGGGGGGAAGCGTCCCTTTTCTATTTTCAGAGAAAAATTTTTTCGGCGTCTGGCCTTTGGGGGGATCGGAGGTTTGGTCATTTTTTTAGGCACTTTAAGCCTGCTCTGGTTAACGCCCAGGAGCCATACGACTCTGGAAGCAACCGTTATTTCAGCAGAGGCTCCCAAAACCCAGGATACGACCCGCTTTCAAAAATATTCAGTGCATATTGCTTCCTTTAAGAAAAAGAAAACGTCCGAAGAAGCTTTGGGAAAAATTCTGCATGAAGGCCTGGAAGCCTTTGAAATGATCGTCCATCTCCCGGAAACAGGGACCTGGTACCGGATCTTTGTGGGCCAATACGATACCCGGGAAGAAGCCCAAAGTCTGGCCAATCGGTTGAAGGAAAGCGGATTATTCCCTTATTCCGTGGTGACGCACCTTCCCCAGGAAAAGGCCCTTCAACAAACCGACAGAGGCCTTCAGCCGGCCCCTGACCGCTCGAAAGGACAGGGGCCGAAGCTATGA
- a CDS encoding tetratricopeptide repeat protein, translating into MSLIREALKRSADETDPPSTLSSPIRPEKKKSGSSQIVKYGVLLFLLACLGGGLVFLFFPSNPAVKKIEVPSIPRQIVTKSETGPQEPVLIQEKVDSQPVTIGKVEDQRPQPSTLSKVQSEKGPAQRSEGFFKVAPPRFIIPKPMVRKKSSPAASRKSVPQIRPPGEDLEIPKAQAIPEETDPLRVVHLFNEAVLNQKKGLSNQALQTYQEILTLRPSHWETYNNLGLIYQDQKHYSKALEMFQKALALNPHYLKGYNNLGLFYLNLGKWAEAVNQFRKALDLDPNFLPAYINLATAYMRQGRVEQARKGLQKALEHDSESLEAHYNLGLLWEKEGVEDKALEHYQKFVSKAQGPYMDLANQLKKRWPELK; encoded by the coding sequence ATGAGCCTTATCCGGGAGGCCTTAAAAAGATCTGCCGATGAAACCGATCCACCTTCCACCTTATCATCCCCTATAAGGCCCGAAAAAAAGAAATCCGGGTCTTCTCAGATAGTAAAATACGGGGTGCTCCTTTTTTTACTGGCCTGTCTGGGAGGGGGACTGGTTTTCTTGTTTTTCCCGTCCAACCCGGCTGTAAAAAAAATAGAAGTTCCTTCGATCCCAAGACAAATTGTTACAAAAAGTGAGACAGGACCACAGGAACCCGTACTTATCCAGGAAAAGGTTGACTCCCAGCCGGTAACAATCGGGAAAGTGGAGGACCAAAGGCCTCAACCTTCAACCTTGTCGAAGGTGCAGTCTGAAAAGGGGCCGGCCCAAAGATCAGAAGGATTTTTTAAGGTCGCCCCTCCCCGGTTTATAATTCCAAAACCCATGGTCCGGAAAAAATCAAGTCCTGCTGCATCACGGAAATCGGTGCCCCAAATCAGACCGCCCGGGGAAGACCTGGAAATCCCTAAGGCCCAGGCAATCCCTGAAGAAACGGACCCCCTGCGGGTGGTTCATTTATTTAATGAGGCCGTTTTGAATCAGAAAAAGGGCCTTTCCAATCAAGCCCTTCAGACCTATCAGGAGATTTTAACCCTTCGACCCAGTCACTGGGAGACCTATAATAATCTGGGGCTGATCTATCAGGACCAAAAGCACTATTCAAAAGCCTTGGAGATGTTTCAGAAGGCCCTGGCACTGAACCCCCATTATCTCAAGGGCTATAATAATCTGGGCCTTTTCTATTTGAACCTGGGAAAATGGGCCGAGGCCGTAAACCAATTCCGGAAGGCCCTGGATTTGGACCCCAACTTTTTACCGGCCTATATTAACCTGGCCACCGCCTATATGAGACAGGGACGGGTCGAACAAGCCCGAAAAGGGCTTCAAAAGGCCCTGGAACATGATTCCGAAAGTTTGGAAGCCCATTATAATTTGGGCCTCCTTTGGGAAAAAGAAGGGGTGGAAGACAAGGCCCTTGAACATTATCAGAAATTTGTCTCCAAGGCCCAGGGGCCTTATATGGACCTGGCTAATCAATTAAAAAAGAGGTGGCCGGAGTTGAAATAG
- a CDS encoding membrane protein insertion efficiency factor YidD, which produces MSIKFNKDRMVRKKMIIAKRPLRANLINLLIFMLLALPLQGHGLEPADAQPPLNAPSFLSLGIEGYQKILSPVLESNCYMLPSCSVYGKQAFSEYGPLLGLMLTIDRLFHEANEDQTAPLVRQGGKVKLYDPPSANVWWEK; this is translated from the coding sequence ATGTCCATCAAATTTAATAAAGACCGCATGGTCAGAAAAAAAATGATTATCGCCAAACGTCCTTTAAGAGCTAATCTTATCAACCTGCTTATCTTTATGCTGCTCGCCCTGCCCCTTCAGGGACATGGATTGGAACCTGCCGACGCCCAACCTCCCCTGAATGCCCCCTCTTTTTTATCGTTAGGTATCGAGGGCTATCAAAAAATCCTCTCCCCGGTTCTGGAATCTAATTGCTACATGCTCCCGAGTTGCTCGGTATATGGAAAACAGGCCTTCTCGGAATACGGCCCCCTCCTGGGTCTTATGTTGACCATAGACCGCCTGTTCCATGAAGCCAATGAAGATCAGACCGCCCCTTTGGTCAGACAGGGCGGTAAAGTCAAATTGTATGATCCCCCTTCGGCCAATGTCTGGTGGGAAAAATAG
- a CDS encoding LPS-assembly protein LptD has protein sequence MPNRYRTIGILIFLFIILGLSLSSQGADGPLSFGSGTAKEPWDIEARELSYDKDTDIYTAVGEVVIKKGPRVLKCDYAQVNHKTMIAQARGHVEFISAGDELRGDALTVDLKNQTGEVTHGRLFLKKNNFHITGERIWKTGEQSYKIMNGTLTSCDGENVPWEIRSKELLVTIDGYGQAWHPTFRIKKMPVLYAPYALFPAKTTRQSGFLIPEPGYSSRDGLTLNLPFYWAISGNTDATFYEYMMSRRGFMQGAEYRYVLSPQSKGTLIVDYLFKDGLSQEEFNKGNISKPYSDRYWFRSKINQGLPANMDLKMDLDWVSDRDYLKEFRGTPNGLDRNRRTFLSEFYRDLDDETQLIRRNAAVITKNLGTYNFTGGFTYYQELPETNTTLNQLPYARFDGIKQEFWKGLFFQWGSTYNNYWRTNLDRGQVMELTPTLYYPVKFRNYLNMETSIGLTETLVQADNRQSSAVDSFGTRSVPNFKMDMSTDFQRIFSLSGGEVQKIKHNIRPQLIYNYVPEIKQDSLPTFVPAITKLNTVTYLLTNTLTGKSFLGKGGQGEDLFGYRDFLLFKLYQTYDINVARGGTATTTTTTTTGTTTTTTTTTTTHPFSNVIGELEVIPGPYLSLRSSAGWSPNTGQLDTQTHNLTVMDKKGNRAYVEYLAANGDQIRQINSDLFWKISSIWSANFLTRYSLDQNKNFETTFGVTYTHQCWGIKLNYTDTPDDKRILFSFSLKGLSEF, from the coding sequence ATGCCCAACCGGTACCGGACCATTGGGATCCTTATTTTTTTATTCATTATTTTGGGACTTTCCCTTTCTTCCCAAGGGGCCGACGGCCCCCTTTCCTTTGGTTCAGGAACAGCCAAAGAACCCTGGGACATCGAGGCCCGGGAACTGAGTTATGATAAAGATACCGACATCTATACGGCCGTTGGGGAAGTGGTCATCAAAAAAGGCCCCAGGGTCTTAAAGTGTGATTACGCCCAGGTCAACCACAAAACCATGATTGCCCAGGCTCGAGGGCATGTGGAATTTATTTCAGCCGGTGATGAACTACGCGGAGATGCATTGACGGTTGATTTGAAAAATCAGACCGGTGAGGTCACACACGGCCGGCTTTTCCTGAAAAAGAATAATTTTCACATTACCGGGGAGCGGATCTGGAAAACAGGGGAACAAAGCTATAAGATCATGAACGGGACGTTGACCTCCTGTGACGGGGAAAACGTCCCCTGGGAGATCAGGTCCAAGGAATTGCTGGTCACCATCGACGGTTATGGACAGGCCTGGCACCCCACCTTCCGGATAAAGAAAATGCCCGTTCTATACGCTCCTTATGCCCTTTTCCCGGCCAAGACCACCCGGCAGAGCGGCTTTTTGATCCCCGAGCCGGGATATTCCAGCCGCGACGGGTTGACCTTGAATCTCCCTTTTTATTGGGCCATTTCCGGAAATACCGACGCCACCTTTTACGAGTATATGATGAGTCGCCGGGGTTTCATGCAAGGGGCTGAATATCGGTATGTCCTTTCTCCCCAATCCAAAGGCACCCTGATTGTGGATTATCTTTTTAAGGATGGATTGAGCCAGGAAGAATTTAATAAGGGAAACATCAGCAAACCCTATTCGGATCGGTACTGGTTTCGTTCCAAGATCAACCAGGGCCTGCCGGCCAACATGGATTTGAAAATGGATCTGGACTGGGTCAGCGACCGGGATTATTTGAAAGAATTCCGGGGCACACCCAACGGTCTGGATCGTAACCGGCGGACTTTTTTGAGTGAGTTTTATCGGGATCTGGACGATGAAACCCAGCTCATCAGGCGGAATGCCGCGGTAATCACCAAAAACCTGGGCACTTATAATTTTACCGGCGGGTTTACCTATTACCAGGAATTGCCCGAAACCAATACCACCTTAAATCAACTCCCCTATGCCCGTTTTGACGGTATTAAACAGGAATTCTGGAAGGGATTGTTTTTTCAATGGGGTTCTACCTATAATAATTACTGGCGTACCAATCTGGATCGGGGACAGGTGATGGAACTCACCCCGACCCTCTACTATCCGGTCAAGTTCCGGAACTATCTTAATATGGAAACCTCCATTGGATTGACCGAGACCCTGGTTCAGGCTGACAATAGGCAAAGTAGTGCCGTCGATTCTTTCGGGACCCGTTCCGTACCCAACTTCAAAATGGATATGTCTACCGACTTTCAAAGGATTTTTTCCCTTTCGGGAGGGGAAGTTCAAAAGATTAAACATAATATCCGGCCTCAACTGATCTATAATTATGTCCCTGAAATTAAGCAGGATTCCTTGCCCACTTTTGTCCCGGCTATTACCAAGCTTAATACCGTGACCTACTTATTGACCAATACCCTGACCGGGAAATCGTTTTTGGGAAAAGGGGGACAAGGGGAGGACCTTTTCGGCTATCGGGATTTTCTCCTGTTTAAATTATACCAGACCTATGATATTAATGTGGCCCGAGGAGGGACCGCGACTACCACGACTACTACGACTACTGGGACCACCACGACGACGACTACTACTACCACTACGCATCCCTTTTCCAACGTCATTGGTGAACTGGAGGTAATTCCCGGCCCCTATCTCTCTTTACGATCCAGTGCCGGGTGGTCCCCCAATACCGGACAGTTGGATACCCAAACGCACAACTTGACCGTGATGGATAAAAAAGGCAATCGGGCTTATGTAGAATATTTGGCCGCCAATGGGGATCAGATCAGGCAGATCAATTCCGACCTGTTCTGGAAAATCAGTTCTATCTGGTCGGCCAATTTTCTTACCAGATATTCCCTGGATCAGAATAAAAATTTTGAAACGACCTTTGGAGTGACTTATACCCATCAATGTTGGGGGATAAAACTCAATTACACCGATACACCGGATGATAAAAGAATCCTCTTTTCCTTTTCTTTAAAAGGGTTGAGTGAATTTTAG